From the Bacillus tuaregi genome, one window contains:
- a CDS encoding ATP-binding cassette domain-containing protein produces the protein MSEYILRTKDLSKKYKDDFAIHNINVSIKKGEIYGFIGQNGAGKSTMLRLVTGLAFPTSGTIELFGNDNPNALTDAQKRMGAIIENPALFLNMSAYENLEVQRLQKGIPGKACIEKTLELVGLTGTGKKKAKNFSLGMKQRLGLAMTLLSDPEFIILDEPTNGLDPMGIVELRELIKKLNREKGLTVFISSHILSELHQLATSFGIIHKGKLLEELSSKELDEKCRQHLRIKVDNSAKGATVLENQLSTTDFEVMPDGTIKLYDYLDDVRTVSRALTSDGLVIEHLSQNGDSLENYFSKLVGGAEHD, from the coding sequence ATGAGTGAATATATTTTAAGAACCAAGGACCTATCGAAAAAATATAAAGATGATTTTGCGATTCATAATATAAATGTATCGATTAAAAAAGGAGAAATCTACGGCTTTATTGGACAAAATGGGGCGGGAAAATCAACCATGCTGCGCTTAGTTACCGGTCTTGCCTTTCCGACAAGCGGAACCATTGAACTGTTCGGGAATGATAATCCAAATGCTTTAACAGATGCACAAAAAAGAATGGGGGCTATCATCGAGAATCCAGCACTTTTTCTCAACATGAGTGCCTATGAAAATTTAGAGGTTCAACGATTGCAAAAGGGAATCCCAGGAAAGGCATGTATTGAAAAAACACTGGAGCTTGTTGGACTAACCGGTACGGGCAAGAAAAAAGCCAAGAATTTTTCACTTGGAATGAAGCAAAGACTTGGATTGGCGATGACACTTTTAAGTGATCCCGAATTCATCATCCTGGATGAGCCAACAAATGGGTTAGATCCTATGGGGATTGTGGAGCTAAGGGAATTAATTAAAAAATTAAATCGTGAAAAAGGACTAACCGTGTTCATTTCCAGTCATATTTTGAGTGAGCTCCATCAGCTTGCCACTAGCTTCGGTATTATCCATAAAGGGAAATTGCTGGAGGAACTCTCATCAAAGGAGCTTGATGAGAAATGCCGGCAGCATTTACGGATAAAGGTCGATAATTCTGCTAAGGGTGCCACGGTTCTAGAAAATCAACTATCCACAACGGATTTTGAAGTCATGCCAGACGGCACGATTAAGCTTTACGATTATCTTGATGATGTCCGTACTGTTTCACGTGCTTTAACAAGCGATGGTCTTGTTATTGAACATCTCTCACAAAATGGAGATAGTCTGGAAAACTATTTTTCTAAGCTTGTAGGGGGTGCCGAGCATGACTAA
- a CDS encoding ABC transporter permease, with protein sequence MTNLIRAEIFKLQRNQSFWVLLGTITGLSVLLHFLVIIEWWQLSGTEFDQVGLSELNALTVFILPLFFNLIASALAGFYISTEFSQTSVIKNQIISGNKRSQIYLAKYLVFSVGAVIITVLVPLLTGIIMVILFGQGELLSFSQIIYLGRAFSLFTLQFLCFTSLVLLIAIITEDSGKTILFTLLLSIIMFIIEKFVTTPFIQMLYENTFFYQLSEVFKAGMTNGDILKSIMIGVVWLIILTMFGLYLFKRKEIK encoded by the coding sequence ATGACTAATCTGATTAGGGCAGAAATATTTAAATTACAGCGGAATCAATCCTTCTGGGTACTACTTGGAACGATTACAGGATTGAGCGTCTTACTCCACTTTCTCGTTATCATTGAATGGTGGCAACTATCCGGAACAGAATTTGATCAGGTTGGATTAAGTGAATTAAACGCTTTAACTGTTTTCATCCTTCCCTTATTTTTTAATCTAATAGCTAGTGCTCTAGCAGGGTTTTATATCTCAACTGAATTTTCACAGACTAGTGTCATCAAAAACCAAATCATAAGCGGAAATAAAAGAAGTCAAATTTATTTGGCGAAGTATCTTGTTTTTTCAGTTGGAGCCGTCATCATCACGGTATTGGTTCCATTATTGACTGGTATAATCATGGTTATCCTATTTGGACAAGGGGAACTATTGTCTTTTTCTCAGATTATTTATCTTGGACGAGCCTTTAGCTTGTTTACACTGCAATTTTTATGTTTTACCTCGCTGGTGCTGTTGATTGCCATTATAACGGAGGATAGCGGGAAGACGATTTTATTTACCCTTTTACTTTCGATTATCATGTTTATCATCGAAAAATTTGTCACGACACCCTTTATTCAAATGCTGTATGAGAATACGTTCTTTTACCAATTAAGTGAAGTGTTTAAGGCAGGCATGACAAACGGGGATATTCTAAAATCGATTATGATTGGCGTCGTTTGGCTCATAATCTTAACAATGTTCGGCCTTTATCTTTTCAAAAGAAAAGAAATTAAATAA
- a CDS encoding sensor histidine kinase: protein MVYLGIFILLSALFLLIRLLSLKKEVKNITEQLQLYNQRKTNKKMDMVLGDQDMERLGLEINQLIDLYVSENRRRVRFEQEQRQAIANMSHDLRTPLTSILGYIQMAEAEDVTEKERKEWLSIANSRARRLETLLKDFFELSVIESTDYHLKSKKISLKNLTIDALMSFYDRFKERNMEPMIHLPDQDIFIHSDGSAVTRVIENLLANAITHSDGNIMVSLDDYASTARLTVTNDAHSLTEEAVSRMFDRFYMADQSRTGKSTGLGLSIVKGLMEKMNGTITGTLKDKKLTIVCEWKKG from the coding sequence ATGGTTTATCTTGGAATCTTCATATTATTATCAGCTTTATTTTTGCTCATTCGTTTACTCTCGCTTAAAAAAGAAGTGAAAAATATAACCGAGCAGCTGCAGCTCTATAACCAACGTAAAACGAACAAAAAAATGGATATGGTGCTTGGGGATCAAGATATGGAAAGGCTCGGATTAGAAATCAATCAACTGATTGATCTTTACGTGTCAGAAAATCGAAGACGAGTCCGTTTTGAGCAGGAGCAAAGACAAGCCATTGCCAATATGTCACATGACTTAAGGACCCCATTAACCTCTATTCTCGGCTACATCCAAATGGCTGAGGCAGAGGATGTGACCGAAAAGGAAAGGAAGGAATGGCTATCGATTGCCAATAGTCGCGCTAGAAGACTGGAGACATTATTAAAGGACTTCTTTGAACTGAGCGTGATTGAATCGACAGATTACCATCTGAAATCGAAAAAAATCAGCCTAAAGAACCTCACAATCGATGCATTAATGAGCTTTTATGACCGATTTAAGGAGAGGAATATGGAACCCATGATTCACCTGCCTGATCAAGATATTTTCATTCACTCTGATGGATCAGCTGTCACGAGAGTGATTGAAAATTTACTTGCCAATGCCATTACCCATTCAGATGGAAATATCATGGTCAGCCTTGATGATTATGCTTCAACAGCTCGATTAACGGTGACAAATGATGCCCATTCGTTAACGGAAGAAGCTGTGAGCCGTATGTTCGATCGATTCTATATGGCCGATCAATCTCGTACGGGAAAAAGCACCGGGCTAGGCTTATCAATTGTGAAAGGCTTAATGGAAAAAATGAATGGGACGATTACTGGAACACTAAAGGATAAGAAATTAACCATTGTTTGTGAATGGAAAAAGGGTTAA
- a CDS encoding serine hydrolase domain-containing protein encodes MLRKNGVIILLMLILLIQMWKVPLSVNATPSFDTGAIDEYVNGYIDKNGLPGAAIVVVKGGKVLYEMGYGHDSVGKPLTAHSKIGLASGTKPFTAFAVLQLVDEGKIKLDDPIINYLPEITVDDARWKQVTVRQLLSHTSGLPNPTIVAPAKTLKEGVERFHDWKLQTDPGEKYNYSNANYWTLAYLVEQMSGMEFNDYLTEKVFTPLEMKDSVSAVHTSELEGELAIPRGYVTLYGTAMPWTELEKMFSGSGSLFTTANDMGKWLAMHTNEGKNEAGRQILSQELLTESYTPQPDSEKYGLGWSLSSPKTKPARISHSGSISTFQSQQDIVPSSGYAVAVLLNSFTTTFEHAYEMSSGIIQITEGQEPEIKAPTPKIIDLSLGAVTLLYLFLGIKGLVRSKGWAESRKQHPAWRYYLRFIPQLIPVVGVGWLLFIVPALKDNSSTMMDAFGLFPSAMVLLATAFIIGLLLIILRIYHRIR; translated from the coding sequence ATGTTGAGGAAAAACGGGGTAATCATTCTGCTAATGCTCATTCTGTTGATTCAAATGTGGAAGGTCCCTTTATCAGTAAACGCTACCCCATCATTCGATACAGGAGCAATTGATGAGTATGTTAATGGTTATATAGATAAAAACGGACTGCCTGGTGCAGCCATTGTCGTGGTGAAGGGTGGAAAGGTCCTCTATGAAATGGGCTATGGTCATGATTCGGTAGGAAAACCATTAACAGCGCATTCTAAGATAGGACTGGCTTCTGGAACAAAGCCCTTTACGGCATTTGCGGTTTTACAATTGGTCGATGAAGGGAAAATAAAATTGGACGACCCGATTATAAATTATCTGCCGGAAATAACCGTAGATGATGCTAGATGGAAACAGGTGACGGTACGGCAGCTGTTGAGTCACACCTCTGGTCTTCCAAATCCGACTATTGTAGCTCCAGCAAAGACGTTAAAGGAAGGGGTTGAACGTTTTCATGATTGGAAGCTTCAGACTGACCCTGGAGAAAAATATAATTACAGTAATGCAAACTATTGGACCTTAGCTTATTTGGTGGAGCAAATGAGCGGGATGGAGTTCAATGATTACTTAACCGAAAAGGTCTTCACTCCGCTTGAAATGAAGGACTCCGTATCAGCGGTTCATACGAGCGAGCTTGAAGGGGAATTAGCGATTCCGCGAGGCTATGTCACATTATATGGCACAGCCATGCCATGGACAGAGCTTGAGAAAATGTTTAGCGGCTCTGGAAGCTTGTTTACGACCGCAAATGATATGGGAAAATGGTTAGCCATGCATACGAACGAGGGGAAAAATGAAGCAGGGAGACAAATTTTATCACAGGAGCTGCTGACAGAATCCTATACACCGCAGCCTGACAGTGAAAAATATGGACTCGGCTGGTCATTAAGCTCACCAAAGACGAAGCCAGCACGCATTTCACATAGCGGCTCCATTTCCACCTTTCAGTCGCAGCAGGATATTGTCCCAAGCAGTGGCTATGCAGTCGCCGTTCTTCTAAATAGCTTCACGACTACCTTCGAGCATGCCTATGAAATGAGTTCAGGAATTATTCAAATAACGGAGGGACAAGAGCCGGAAATAAAGGCTCCAACTCCGAAAATCATTGATTTATCACTTGGAGCGGTCACCTTGCTTTATTTATTTTTAGGTATCAAAGGGCTGGTGAGAAGCAAAGGATGGGCAGAGAGTCGAAAGCAGCATCCAGCTTGGAGATACTATCTGCGCTTCATTCCGCAACTGATACCGGTAGTGGGGGTTGGCTGGCTCCTCTTTATTGTACCAGCGCTTAAGGATAATAGTTCGACCATGATGGACGCATTTGGACTTTTCCCATCAGCGATGGTTCTATTAGCCACAGCTTTCATCATCGGATTGCTACTAATCATTTTACGAATCTATCATCGAATAAGATAA
- a CDS encoding DUF134 domain-containing protein — translation MARPKKWRKVCCLPASSQFGPFDVETEQDHFVTMNIEEYETIRLIDLEGLTQEDCAKQMDIARTTVQGIYNDARKKLAESLVLGKRLRIEGGNYKLCESDGKPCRGCGCRKRRALMMDSSDT, via the coding sequence ATGGCAAGACCTAAGAAGTGGCGGAAAGTATGCTGTTTACCAGCCAGCAGCCAATTCGGCCCATTTGATGTAGAAACAGAACAAGATCATTTTGTGACCATGAATATTGAAGAATATGAAACCATTAGACTGATTGATTTGGAAGGGCTAACACAGGAGGACTGTGCGAAGCAAATGGATATTGCTAGAACAACTGTTCAAGGAATCTATAATGATGCGAGAAAAAAACTGGCCGAATCCCTTGTGCTTGGAAAAAGGCTACGAATTGAAGGCGGAAATTATAAGCTTTGTGAAAGTGATGGCAAACCATGTCGGGGCTGTGGCTGCCGTAAAAGAAGAGCGCTGATGATGGATTCAAGCGATACCTAA
- a CDS encoding Fur family transcriptional regulator has protein sequence MDVEDKISRIIKLLTSKGYKATASRSIIIKLFVESTEHLRPEQIYLLTKEHGVSLPTVYRNIDVLKKMGVINEVIMNNSRYYELSMFSKKKLHMHFQCKVCGQIKEYSDSHIFNELIEQRDYVEEIFNDDIDDIMMVMSGICSSCKNNKQLEDDSNLHTEDASREILENTLAYK, from the coding sequence ATGGACGTGGAGGACAAAATTTCGAGGATTATCAAGCTGCTCACTAGCAAAGGCTATAAAGCTACTGCTTCAAGATCCATCATCATCAAGCTGTTTGTCGAGTCAACTGAACATTTACGACCCGAACAAATCTATCTATTGACGAAGGAACATGGGGTCAGTCTACCGACTGTATATCGTAATATTGATGTGTTAAAGAAAATGGGTGTTATTAATGAGGTCATCATGAATAACAGCAGATATTACGAGCTTAGTATGTTTAGTAAAAAGAAGCTTCATATGCATTTTCAGTGTAAGGTGTGCGGTCAAATTAAAGAATACTCCGATAGTCATATTTTCAATGAATTAATTGAGCAAAGGGATTATGTGGAAGAAATATTTAATGACGATATTGATGACATCATGATGGTTATGAGCGGTATTTGTAGCTCCTGTAAGAATAACAAGCAGCTTGAGGATGACTCAAACCTTCATACTGAGGATGCTTCAAGAGAGATTTTAGAAAACACTCTAGCATATAAATGA
- a CDS encoding phytoene desaturase family protein — protein MSVVLTMENYDFIIIGAGMGGLSAANFLAKYHKRVLVLEKHHIPGGLVTSFTRKGVHFDLGIHGLYELKENQAIPQFLEFWGAPPIDTVPCCGAMNGYIDGKKHEFSAESLKEDFIREFPDNKKEIMKLFYIIETINQEMFSGTEAPDPPYDMNWLQLLRFGIKTKKQKPMFMKYGNKDARKVLDQITTSNELKTAIYSYCPYPMVFMAFAYQWGVFGHTEYPRKGMQAIPNAAVTGLNRNGGLLKLKTEVCEILVKDGRAYGVRTKDGDEYYGKVISNASPHYTYSWIQGKEKGVKKCQGRIADKKIFPSICALFMAVEEKYDFGKVKCISITGSKDYQKVPEEYNEETAPIVINIYPKQEEDRYQPLVALIPLEYSYEDNWRTEEGKVRGEDYRLLKKRVEETILNRINHHLGAEFRKATVFHELSTPLTYERYTYSEKGSFMGWSIAEKEYGRYLKQRTDLNDLYLVGQWVFPGFGVAGVMASGYYLAKELLKEDGIDLKREFTEYFSEKE, from the coding sequence ATGAGTGTGGTGCTTACGATGGAAAATTATGATTTCATCATCATTGGTGCAGGGATGGGTGGCTTAAGTGCTGCCAATTTTTTAGCCAAGTATCATAAAAGGGTACTGGTGCTGGAAAAGCATCATATTCCCGGAGGTCTTGTCACGTCTTTTACAAGAAAAGGAGTCCATTTTGATTTAGGGATTCATGGACTTTATGAATTAAAAGAAAACCAGGCTATCCCTCAGTTCCTAGAATTCTGGGGAGCACCACCGATTGATACAGTGCCCTGTTGCGGAGCTATGAATGGTTATATCGATGGCAAAAAGCATGAATTCAGCGCTGAGAGCCTTAAAGAAGATTTCATACGTGAATTTCCTGACAACAAAAAGGAGATTATGAAACTTTTTTACATAATTGAAACGATCAATCAAGAAATGTTTTCCGGTACAGAAGCACCGGATCCACCCTATGATATGAATTGGCTTCAGTTGCTTCGCTTTGGCATCAAAACCAAAAAGCAAAAGCCGATGTTTATGAAATATGGCAATAAGGATGCGAGGAAAGTCCTTGACCAAATAACCACTTCTAATGAATTAAAAACCGCTATCTATTCCTACTGTCCCTATCCGATGGTGTTTATGGCATTTGCTTATCAGTGGGGCGTATTCGGTCATACTGAATATCCGCGAAAAGGAATGCAGGCGATTCCAAATGCAGCCGTTACAGGTCTGAATCGAAACGGCGGCCTATTGAAGCTTAAGACAGAGGTATGCGAGATTCTTGTGAAGGATGGACGTGCCTATGGCGTCAGGACAAAGGACGGAGATGAATACTACGGAAAGGTCATTAGCAATGCATCACCACACTATACCTATAGCTGGATTCAGGGAAAGGAGAAAGGTGTGAAAAAATGCCAGGGAAGGATTGCTGATAAAAAGATATTTCCTTCTATATGTGCTTTATTTATGGCTGTGGAAGAAAAGTATGATTTTGGAAAGGTGAAATGTATTAGCATCACAGGAAGCAAGGATTATCAGAAGGTGCCTGAAGAATACAATGAGGAAACGGCACCAATCGTCATCAATATCTATCCGAAACAGGAAGAGGACCGATATCAGCCACTTGTTGCGCTAATTCCTCTTGAGTACAGCTATGAGGATAATTGGAGAACAGAGGAAGGAAAGGTGCGCGGGGAGGACTATCGATTATTGAAGAAACGGGTTGAAGAAACCATTTTAAATCGAATCAACCATCATTTGGGTGCGGAATTTAGGAAGGCGACTGTTTTTCATGAGCTTTCAACGCCACTAACCTACGAGAGGTATACATACAGCGAGAAAGGCTCGTTTATGGGATGGTCCATAGCAGAAAAGGAATATGGAAGGTATTTGAAACAAAGAACGGATCTAAACGATTTATATTTGGTGGGACAATGGGTGTTTCCTGGCTTTGGCGTAGCGGGTGTTATGGCTAGTGGCTATTACCTCGCGAAAGAGTTACTAAAGGAAGACGGCATCGACTTGAAGCGGGAGTTTACAGAGTATTTTTCAGAAAAGGAATGA
- a CDS encoding TetR/AcrR family transcriptional regulator, producing the protein MSPRKPTSQELTKELILEKARLQFVEKGFQRVSMRSIAQLLGCSHGAIYYHFKNKAELFYAVVEEDFSKLKRRLEETIEGPEDDTTKLYSVLLSYIEFGLNHQSQYELMFLIRNSEVDSLSQASASQSYQRFAETVQSLSDKKLKIVDVWSAFLALHGFVSHYRGYVESFEEARLAAQAHVNFIIKGLKG; encoded by the coding sequence ATGTCCCCTCGTAAACCAACCTCTCAGGAACTGACAAAAGAATTAATACTCGAAAAAGCCCGGCTTCAGTTTGTTGAAAAAGGGTTTCAACGGGTATCGATGCGCAGTATTGCACAGCTTCTTGGATGTAGTCATGGAGCTATCTATTATCATTTTAAAAATAAAGCCGAATTGTTTTATGCGGTGGTTGAGGAGGATTTTTCTAAGCTGAAGCGTCGGTTAGAAGAAACGATTGAAGGACCTGAGGATGATACCACAAAGCTGTACTCTGTACTACTCAGCTATATTGAATTTGGCTTAAATCATCAAAGTCAGTATGAGCTGATGTTTTTGATCAGAAATTCAGAAGTGGATAGTCTTTCACAAGCATCCGCCAGCCAGAGCTATCAAAGGTTTGCTGAAACAGTTCAATCATTGTCAGACAAAAAGTTGAAAATTGTAGATGTCTGGTCGGCATTTCTTGCGCTTCACGGCTTTGTATCTCATTATCGTGGATATGTTGAAAGCTTTGAAGAAGCACGTTTGGCTGCTCAAGCACATGTAAATTTTATTATAAAAGGACTAAAGGGATAA
- a CDS encoding SDR family NAD(P)-dependent oxidoreductase has protein sequence MKKALVLGATGGIGSALVLELVERGIEVVAFARGQKKLHDFYQHVPRVSIFSGDALVEKDVLEAADGVDVIFHAVSFPYETWEKTHPLCIENMIKGAEKHGAKIVLADNIYAYGRQPGIEVQEETEKKPHTKKGKIRLAMENRIKSSLVPYLIVHLPDVYGPHAENTILHETLKNVARNKTANFVGPINVPREYIFTPDAAKAMVELARREEAYNQNWNIPAARPITGEEILEIVRNEAGYQKSFRTVSKNMIRFIGIFQPFMREIVEMMYLTEEPVLLSGKKYETQIGPLPKTTYQEGIRRTLP, from the coding sequence ATGAAGAAAGCATTGGTATTAGGTGCAACAGGTGGGATTGGTTCGGCGTTGGTTCTTGAGCTTGTTGAACGAGGCATAGAGGTAGTTGCTTTTGCCCGAGGACAGAAAAAATTACATGATTTCTACCAGCATGTGCCAAGGGTATCCATTTTTTCAGGAGATGCTCTCGTCGAGAAGGACGTGTTGGAGGCGGCTGATGGGGTCGATGTCATTTTTCATGCAGTGAGCTTTCCTTATGAAACTTGGGAGAAGACACATCCTTTATGCATTGAAAACATGATTAAGGGAGCAGAAAAACACGGAGCCAAAATCGTCTTAGCGGATAATATTTATGCTTATGGAAGACAGCCAGGAATAGAGGTACAGGAAGAGACGGAGAAGAAGCCACATACAAAAAAGGGGAAAATCCGTCTCGCGATGGAAAATAGAATCAAAAGCAGTCTCGTTCCTTATTTGATTGTGCATCTACCAGATGTATACGGCCCCCATGCCGAAAATACCATCCTTCATGAAACACTCAAAAATGTCGCTCGTAATAAAACAGCTAATTTTGTTGGTCCCATAAACGTGCCTCGAGAGTATATTTTTACCCCGGACGCTGCAAAAGCAATGGTGGAATTAGCGAGAAGAGAAGAGGCGTATAATCAAAATTGGAATATCCCAGCTGCACGCCCCATCACGGGTGAAGAAATATTAGAAATCGTACGGAACGAAGCAGGCTATCAGAAGTCATTTAGAACAGTCTCCAAAAATATGATTCGATTTATCGGAATCTTCCAACCATTCATGAGGGAGATTGTCGAGATGATGTACTTAACAGAAGAACCCGTCCTCTTATCGGGAAAAAAATACGAAACGCAAATCGGACCCCTACCAAAAACAACCTATCAGGAGGGAATTAGAAGAACCTTACCATAA